Proteins encoded by one window of Amaranthus tricolor cultivar Red isolate AtriRed21 chromosome 4, ASM2621246v1, whole genome shotgun sequence:
- the LOC130810973 gene encoding uncharacterized protein LOC130810973: MHIVVINEFCDFCGKNMTPTRSSRLETEDEHRRRVLEDAVIALASRENYQRQGQTAFDKVLQMRPPSYNGITDPVILEGWIRTIEKVFRAARCPEEEKLDVGAYYLEGEADNWWTMLHPQCTAESNFGWPQFLEKLSERFYPAALRWRKQEEFMNLSQGSMTIQEYTDKFTELSRFAPHACPTEAEKVLRYIHRMDPRVQIPVMSSKPATFQEAYDIALSIHTTSLENEARMRNARPPSQQQFQRRINIEKGGSSRIPPRPVIHKKPTFRQTPALRNSVDPRKCNRCSKNLHPGVTCEGKPIVCYRCQKPGHKSYECPKRAGVTEFGAARLTSPATQKIRVYCMTQEEADANPDVVTGNILVLNKPAVVLFDSGATMSFISSSFVNKIALLPTSPVNIIITLPTGEEVMSGKEYKNVPIKIAESIFLADLKYFPMTEFDVILGMDWLYRYQAFIHCHDQRIVMKDHEGKEISYSGVSGKKGVRIVSALKMMKMHRKGEMVFLCSVKDVSEERKFEDIPVVREYPRCFP; the protein is encoded by the coding sequence ATGCATATAGTTGTAATTAAcgagttttgtgatttttgtggtaaGAATATGACGCCCACGAGATCTTCGAGGCTGGAAACAGAAGACGAGCACAGAAGGAGAGTGCTCGAGGATGCAGTTATAGCTCTGGCTAGTCGGGAAAACTACCAGAGGCAGGGACAGACCGCATTTGATAAAGTCTTACAGATGCGTCCTCCTTCATATAATGGCATTACTGATCCGGTGATATTAGAAGGATGGATCCGGACCATTGAAAAAGTATTCCGGGCAGCCAGATGCCCAGAAGAAGAAAAACTTGATGTCGGCGCCTATTATCTGGAGGGTGAAGCTGATAACTGGTGGACAATGCTGCACCCACAATGTACTGCTGAATCAAACTTTGGATGGCCACAATTCCTGGAGAAACTGAGTGAAAGATTCTATCCTGCCGCACTGAGGTGGCGTAAACAGGAAGAATTCATGAACCTGTCCCAGGGGAGCATGACTATTCAGGAGTATACTGATAAATTTACTGAGCTATCTAGGTTTGCCCCTCATGCCTGCCCAACCGAAGCTGAGAAGGTTCTACGGTACATTCACCGTATGGACCCAAGAGTGCAAATTCCGGTGATGAGTTCGAAGCCTGCAACGTTCCAGGAAGCGTATGATATAGCCCTAAGTATCCATACTACTAGCCTAGAGAACGAAGCCAGAATGAGGAATGCTAGACCACCATCACAACAGCAATTCCAGAGAAGGATCAACATTGAGAAGGGTGGAAGTTCTAGAATTCCACCAAGGCCGGTGATTCATAAGAAACCCACATTCCGACAGACACCTGCTCTTCGCAACAGTGTTGACCCCAGAAAATGCAACCGTTGTAGTAAGAACTTGCATCCGGGAGTCACCTGTGAGGGAAAACCGATTGTCTGTTACAGATGCCAAAAGCCAGGGCATAAATCATATGAATGCCCGAAGAGAGCCGGAGTAACCGAATTTGGAGCTGCTAGGCTTACCTCGCCTGCAACACAGAAGATTCGAGTGTATTGCATGACACAAGAAGAAGCAGATGCTAATCCTGATGTGGTTACGGGTAACATTCTTGTGCTCAATAAACCAGCTGTTGTgctttttgattctggtgctaCCATGTCTTTTATCTCCAGTTCTTTTGTTAATAAAATAGCTTTGCTACCTACTTCTCCTGTTAATATCATTATTACCTTACCTACGGGAGAGGAAGTTATGAGTggtaaagaatataaaaatgtgccCATAAAAATAGCTGAGTCTATTTTTCTTGCTGATCTTAAATACTTCCCCATGACCGAGTTTGATGTCATACTAGGGATGGATTGGTTGTATAGATATCAAGCCTTCATTCATTGTCATGACCAAAGAATAGTGATGAAAGATCATGAgggaaaagaaatttcttattcAGGAGTGAGTGGTAAAAAGGGAGTGAGAATAGTGTCAGCcctaaaaatgatgaaaatgcatAGGAAAGGAGAGATGGTATTCCTGTGTAGTGTTAAGGATGTGTCAGAGGAGCGAAAATTTGAAGACATTCCAGTAGTGAGAGAGTACCCCCGATGTTTTCCCTGA
- the LOC130810975 gene encoding uncharacterized protein LOC130810975 — translation MKAAQDRQKSYADLRRKPLAFEVGDKVLLKVSPMKGVMRFGKKGKLSPKYIGPYEILERIGTVAYRSALPPELSKVHDVFHVSQLRRYISDPSHVIPTESVEVEPNLT, via the coding sequence ATGAAGGCTGCACAGGACAGACAGAAGTCGTATGCCGATCTTCGCAGGAAACCTCTAGCATTCGAAGTTGGAGATAAGGTCCTGCTGAAAGTGTCACCGATGAAAGGGGTAATGAGGTTCGGTAAGAAAGGGAAACTAAGCCCTAAATATATCGGGCCATACGAGATACTAGAGCGAATAGGTACAGTTGCTTACAGATCGGCACTACCGCCAGAACTATCTAAAGTGCATGACGTGTTTCACGTATCTCAGCTGCGAAGGTATATCAGTGATCCATCACACGTCATTCCTACAGAGTCAGTAGAAGTAGAACCAAACCTGACTTAA